DNA from Mustela erminea isolate mMusErm1 chromosome 18, mMusErm1.Pri, whole genome shotgun sequence:
TAGTTACTATTCATCCAACTTTTTGGTAATCTTGAAACTTTTCAGTCAGTCAAGGAGAAATGTAATAAaggtcacagagaaaaaaaattggacacGGAGGCTGGAAATCACGGAGGGAGGAAAGGTCATGGAGGAGAGAAGGCCGTCAGGACAGAGTCCTGGGGAAGCAAAGCAGGTTGAGAAAAGCCCGGGAGTGTGTGGTGCAGAAAGCTCGAGAAGAAAGTGTTTCCACAGCACGAAGGGCTGCGGGGATGTCCAATGAGAGGCCACCAGGACACGCAACAAACATTGGCTTCAGCAAGACCGAGGGCTTCGGTGGCCTTGGAAAAACGGTGAGAACAAGAGCCTAAATGGCTTGCGGGAAAGCTGGAGTCGAGGAGGAGGAATGCAGGAAGAGACGATTGTAAGGACGAGCTTTgtttggggaaggggacagaagtGGGGGACAGAGTCggcaggggagggggcgtggAGCATCTTCTTCTCCGTTTGTGTTTCTGAAGGTGAAGGGCAGACGCGGCTCCACAACCACGGGAAGGACCGCGCAGCCCATGGAAGACAGGACAGTGCAGGGGTGACCCCCGAGTGGCTGAGAGGCCGTGGCAACCGGAGCATCCTGGGGAGACAGAGGGGCTAGGGAACCTCTGGATGCGACCGTCTCTGGAGGGAGCACAGCCACTGGGCCGAGGGGGAGACGCTGGAGAGAGAAATTCAGAAGGTGGAACCTCAGAAGGTAGAAACACGAATTTGCTCGGAGGGTGATGAATGGTCACACTCGGACCGTGTCGCCCGCTCAGCGGGCGCAGTAAACGGGAAGTGAGTTCAATCAACGCGGGGAGCCCGTGATGTCCCACAGCATCGTGCTGTCTGGGCGCAGGCGCAGAGTGAGACGGCAGCGGGGGCCCACCAGCGGCCTTGACTTCTCTAATTTTTATGGACCGCTCAGAACCCACGCCCTCTCCTCTGTTTCCTAGCGCGGagccccttccccactgccaCGGTCTCGGTGAGGGCacagccctcctcccaccccagacaCTCGTCTTCACGGGGTCCCTTGCAGACAGGACAGAGCACCTGGTCCCGCCCAGCCACTAAACACACTGACTTCGGTTCTGGGTCAGGAGCCACGGAAGACACGGAGGTGGCATCAGCCGTGGCAGCAAGGCCAGTGCTGGCCTCCCGTGAGCAGGGAGCAAGGTCCCTGCAGCCTCTGGCAGCAAAGGTGTCCCCTCAGGCCACTTCTGTGCCAAACCTTTGGTTGTGGGTCTTGGCCTGGGACGGTCAACCTGGGTCTCCAGCTCGCCCAGGAATCCTTTGAGCCAACCGATGTCTACACAGCGCATGTGACGTCATTTATAAAACGGCACGTCAGCGATTGTAAAACCACCGAGTTCCTTTACAGAATGACGTGAGCACGTTCGGGTTCCCAGAACTAGTGTACTTTGCAGCCTAAATGAACAAATATGGTCTGTGCTAGTAATTACACTTTACAGGTTTTCTGGTTACCCCAAGCCCTGTGGTTAAAGGTTACATTCCCGTGAGATTAAACAGGAACAAAACAGCTCTTGTGCTCTAACAGACGGGTATCTCATGGGGCCTCTCCGGGTCCTTGTCCTTGAATGCCAGTAAACACACCGGGAGAAACTGCCGTCCCGATGCAAAGGAAGCGAGCGTGTAAGGTTTAATCCTAAATGAGATCTCTGGTCACAGCAGGCTGCTCTCCAAAACCACGgacttctccttccttctctagcTCGGAGGACAATAGCCAGGACAACACCACTCGAACTTGGGCCAAATGTGTCTCCTTTCCAGCCTTCTCATCACTACTCTTGTGGCCAATAGTAACGTTTGATTTTAAATAAGGCTGGATTAAAGTTTTGAATCTTGTAATTTTGAGTCTACATTACTAGCAATgtaccttccctcc
Protein-coding regions in this window:
- the LOC116577880 gene encoding uncharacterized protein LOC116577880, translated to MAGYSGAGTGKPNNHFEDLTIRTNMSILGVKVTAFRTDLLPPHSTCTHQVARGSGSHVRFANSILCKPLPGGHSGNKSHPEDRGEEKAAGICQGVFSRALAADQGVETGACIRGSERDGDTFAARGCRDLAPCSREASTGLAATADATSVSSVAPDPEPKSVCLVAGRDQVLCPVCKGRGSALGNRGEGVGSERSIKIREVKAAGGPPLPSHSAPAPRQHDAVGHHGLPALIELTSRLLRPLSGRHGPSVTIHHPPSKFVFLPSEVPPSEFLSPASPPRPSGCAPSRDGRIQRFPSPSVSPGCSGCHGLSATRGSPLHCPVFHGLRGPSRGCGAASALHLQKHKRRRRCSTPPPLPTLSPTSVPFPKQSSSLQSSLPAFLLLDSSFPASHLGSCSHRFSKATEALGLAEANVCCVSWWPLIGHPRSPSCCGNTFFSSFLHHTLPGFSQPALLPQDSVLTAFSPP